In Streptomyces sp. NBC_00878, a single window of DNA contains:
- a CDS encoding aromatic ring-hydroxylating dioxygenase subunit alpha, giving the protein MPHTTAFARNQWYVAAYTHEVGRELLGRTILGEPLVFYRTEDDGRAVALADRCVHRRFPLSESGLDGDRIVCGYHGFTYDTTGACVYVPGQKRIPRTARVAAYPVVEQDSFVWVWIGDPGLADPQTIPRARHMDSPDWTTVRGMEPIDADYGLLVDNLLDLSHETYLHGGYIGTPEVAETPITTEVDEGAGIVRVSRHMADAECPSFYARSTGIEGRITRWQDIEYHAPCLYLLHSRIAPVGVVPEEDGSDPNGFHTEITYAITPSSDGKVYDFWAVSRDWATGDDEVTEFLRTNNHTVVMQDVDALNLLQRTLGTERTGYQELSINIDTGGLAARRILARLVEQGEKPMEKVQ; this is encoded by the coding sequence ATGCCTCACACAACCGCCTTCGCCAGGAACCAGTGGTACGTCGCCGCCTACACCCACGAGGTGGGGCGGGAGTTGCTCGGTCGGACGATTCTCGGTGAGCCGCTCGTCTTCTATCGCACCGAGGACGACGGGAGGGCCGTCGCGCTGGCCGACCGCTGTGTCCACCGCCGCTTTCCGCTGTCGGAGAGCGGCCTCGACGGCGACAGGATCGTGTGCGGCTACCACGGCTTCACGTACGACACGACGGGCGCCTGTGTGTACGTGCCGGGGCAGAAACGCATCCCGCGCACCGCCCGTGTCGCCGCGTACCCGGTCGTCGAGCAGGACTCGTTCGTCTGGGTCTGGATCGGCGACCCGGGCCTCGCGGACCCCCAGACGATCCCGCGCGCCCGGCACATGGACTCCCCCGACTGGACCACGGTCCGCGGCATGGAGCCGATCGACGCCGACTACGGCCTGCTCGTCGACAACCTCCTCGACCTTTCGCACGAGACGTATCTGCACGGGGGCTACATCGGTACCCCCGAGGTCGCCGAGACGCCGATCACCACCGAGGTCGACGAGGGCGCGGGCATCGTCCGGGTGAGCCGTCACATGGCCGACGCCGAGTGCCCGTCGTTCTACGCCCGTTCGACCGGCATCGAGGGCCGGATCACCCGCTGGCAGGACATCGAGTACCACGCCCCCTGTCTCTATCTGCTGCACAGCCGTATCGCCCCGGTGGGCGTCGTGCCCGAGGAGGACGGCAGCGATCCGAACGGCTTCCACACCGAGATCACGTACGCGATCACGCCGTCGTCGGACGGCAAGGTGTACGACTTCTGGGCGGTCTCGCGCGACTGGGCGACGGGCGACGACGAGGTCACCGAGTTCCTGCGGACGAACAACCACACGGTCGTCATGCAGGACGTCGACGCGCTCAACCTGCTGCAGCGGACGCTGGGCACGGAGCGGACCGGCTACCAGGAGCTGAGCATCAACATCGACACCGGTGGTCTGGCCGCCCGCCGTATCCTCGCCCGGCTGGTCGAGCAGGGCGAGAAGCCCATGGAGAAGGTCCAGTGA
- a CDS encoding universal stress protein, which produces MERVLTVGLDGSPESLAAAHWAAEEAERRRLTLRLLHAWPLLVPEPTHVPAEMDQNYWAKRLVHNAQTELQAGHPGLTVVGNLVADDAQDALLHAASESEMLVLGSRGLTPVESYFLGDISMLVVAHAERPVVLVRADKRAERPSAPEPGSAGGVVVGLKLRDPCDDLLEFAFTTAAARGVPLRAVHGLSTPLHAYTPWGVDHTLTREIIQDAQKHLNQALRPWREKFPGVDVADTARLNSPARAVVGAAEGADLLVVGRRKHHPNLGPRLGPVAQAAVHHARCPVAVVPHD; this is translated from the coding sequence ATGGAACGAGTCCTCACCGTGGGCCTCGACGGCTCCCCCGAGAGCCTCGCCGCTGCCCACTGGGCCGCAGAGGAAGCCGAGCGGCGCAGACTCACCCTGCGTCTGCTGCACGCATGGCCTCTGCTGGTGCCGGAACCGACCCACGTCCCGGCGGAAATGGACCAGAACTACTGGGCGAAACGGCTCGTGCACAACGCGCAGACAGAACTCCAGGCGGGCCACCCGGGCCTCACGGTCGTCGGCAACCTGGTCGCCGACGATGCCCAGGACGCACTGCTCCACGCGGCGTCGGAGTCCGAGATGCTCGTACTCGGCTCACGGGGCCTGACTCCTGTGGAGAGCTATTTCCTCGGTGACATCAGCATGCTCGTCGTGGCACACGCCGAGCGGCCCGTGGTCCTGGTGCGTGCGGACAAGCGCGCAGAACGGCCTTCGGCGCCGGAGCCAGGTTCGGCAGGCGGTGTGGTGGTGGGGCTGAAACTGCGCGACCCGTGCGACGACCTGCTCGAATTCGCCTTCACCACCGCCGCGGCCCGGGGTGTACCCCTCCGCGCCGTCCATGGCCTCAGCACGCCGCTCCACGCGTACACCCCATGGGGCGTGGATCACACTCTGACCCGGGAGATCATCCAAGACGCGCAGAAGCACCTGAACCAGGCCCTCCGCCCCTGGCGCGAGAAGTTTCCGGGCGTGGACGTGGCCGACACCGCCCGCCTCAACAGCCCCGCCAGGGCCGTCGTAGGAGCAGCCGAGGGCGCCGACCTGCTGGTCGTCGGCCGGCGCAAGCACCACCCCAACCTGGGACCACGCCTGGGCCCCGTGGCCCAGGCAGCCGTCCACCACGCGCGTTGCCCCGTCGCCGTCGTCCCTCATGACTGA
- a CDS encoding bifunctional aminoglycoside phosphotransferase/ATP-binding protein: MRETHTAVVLFVGDRAYKLKKPVDLTFLDYTTVAARRAACEREVALNRRFAPDVYLGVGEFSSPDADVPEPVVVMRRMPTERRLSHLVREGSAVDDALRAVARLLAAHHASVSPSREVDKQGTRDALSSRWEASFAQVRELSENGTAPDGVAETERLVRRYLAGREPLFDARIAQRRVVDGHGDLLADDIFCLDDGPRVLDCLEFDDSLRYVDGLDDAAFLAMDLEQLGAPESAAFFLAEYGEYSGDPAPPSLRHHYVAYRAFVRAKVSLIQAGQGTPGAETTAHLLITTALRHLRASAVGLTLVGGLPGSGKSTLSGALADRLGVTLLSSDRLRKELAGIPAEQSAAAAYGEGLYSPEWTNKTYAALLDRASALLSRGESVVLDASWSDAGQREAALALAERTHADLVALHCQVPDGTTAARLATRAPGASDADLDVATAMAGTEPPWPQAVRVDTSGSLEAAVVQALAAIRPRATSRAPVFRRPYMEPG; encoded by the coding sequence GTGCGCGAGACCCATACCGCGGTGGTCCTCTTCGTCGGGGACCGCGCCTACAAGCTCAAGAAGCCAGTGGACCTGACGTTCCTGGACTACACCACGGTGGCCGCCCGGCGGGCGGCGTGCGAACGGGAAGTCGCCCTCAACCGCCGTTTCGCCCCCGACGTCTACCTCGGCGTGGGCGAATTCAGCAGCCCGGACGCGGACGTGCCCGAACCCGTCGTGGTGATGCGCCGCATGCCCACTGAGCGCCGCCTCTCCCATCTCGTACGGGAAGGCTCGGCCGTCGACGACGCCCTGCGAGCCGTCGCCCGGCTGCTCGCCGCCCATCACGCGAGCGTGTCGCCCAGCCGGGAGGTGGACAAGCAGGGCACGCGCGATGCGCTGTCGTCACGATGGGAGGCGAGCTTCGCCCAGGTCCGCGAGCTGTCCGAGAACGGCACCGCGCCCGACGGCGTGGCGGAGACCGAGCGGCTGGTGCGCCGCTATCTCGCCGGCCGCGAGCCCTTGTTCGACGCGCGGATCGCGCAGAGGCGGGTGGTCGACGGCCACGGGGACCTGCTCGCCGACGACATCTTCTGTCTCGACGACGGCCCGCGTGTCCTGGACTGCCTGGAGTTCGACGACAGCCTTCGTTATGTCGACGGCCTCGACGACGCCGCCTTCCTGGCCATGGACCTGGAACAGCTCGGCGCACCGGAGTCCGCGGCGTTCTTCCTCGCCGAATACGGCGAGTACTCCGGCGACCCGGCACCGCCCTCCCTGCGTCACCACTACGTCGCCTACCGCGCGTTCGTCCGTGCCAAGGTCTCGCTGATCCAGGCCGGCCAGGGCACGCCCGGTGCGGAGACGACGGCACACCTGCTGATCACGACCGCCCTGCGCCACCTGCGTGCCTCCGCCGTCGGCCTGACGCTCGTCGGCGGTCTCCCGGGCAGCGGGAAGTCGACGCTCTCCGGCGCACTCGCCGACCGTCTGGGCGTCACACTGCTCAGCAGCGACCGCCTCCGCAAGGAACTGGCGGGCATACCGGCCGAGCAGTCGGCAGCCGCCGCCTATGGCGAGGGCCTGTACTCACCCGAATGGACCAACAAGACGTATGCGGCGCTGCTCGACCGCGCATCCGCCCTCCTGTCCCGCGGCGAGTCCGTCGTCCTGGACGCCTCCTGGTCCGACGCGGGACAGCGCGAAGCCGCCCTGGCCCTGGCCGAACGCACCCACGCCGACCTGGTGGCCCTGCACTGCCAGGTTCCGGACGGGACGACGGCCGCCCGCCTCGCCACCCGCGCCCCCGGCGCATCCGACGCCGACCTCGACGTGGCCACCGCGATGGCGGGCACGGAACCACCGTGGCCACAAGCCGTGAGGGTCGACACGAGCGGTTCCCTGGAGGCAGCGGTCGTCCAGGCGCTGGCAGCCATCCGCCCGCGCGCCACAAGCCGGGCCCCGGTCTTCCGCCGTCCCTACATGGAGCCGGGCTAG
- a CDS encoding alcohol dehydrogenase catalytic domain-containing protein: MRALVYHGPGQASWDTVTDPAIEDPTDAIVRVDSTTICGTDLHILRGDLPEVKPGTVLGHEAVGEVMEVGREVHSIAPGEQVIVSSVSACGHCQFCRDSMFGQCRGGGGWILGDLANGTQAEFVRVPFADYSTQRRPGALALDDAVLLSEVLPTAYEVGVRNGHVGPGDTVVVVGAGPVGLAAVLTARIYSPRRIIAVDLSRSRLEAAGRFGADAAELPGRLMADLADGPGADVVIEAAGDPDSFVLCTRVVRSGGHIANIGMHGKSATLHLEALWRKNVTISTGQVDTSSTPWLLDLVTSGRLHISRLVTHTFGLGRMEDAYEVFSHGTETGALKVVLHRE, from the coding sequence ATGCGAGCACTCGTCTACCACGGCCCCGGACAAGCCTCCTGGGACACGGTCACGGATCCGGCGATCGAGGACCCGACCGATGCGATCGTGCGCGTCGACTCCACCACCATTTGCGGCACTGACCTGCACATACTGCGCGGCGACCTGCCGGAGGTGAAGCCAGGGACGGTCCTCGGCCACGAGGCGGTCGGCGAGGTGATGGAAGTCGGCCGCGAGGTTCACTCCATCGCCCCGGGGGAGCAGGTGATCGTGTCGTCCGTCTCGGCCTGTGGCCACTGTCAGTTCTGCCGGGACAGCATGTTCGGACAATGCCGCGGCGGGGGCGGGTGGATCCTCGGTGATCTGGCCAACGGAACACAGGCCGAGTTCGTACGGGTGCCCTTCGCCGACTACTCCACCCAACGGCGGCCCGGCGCCCTGGCGCTCGATGACGCCGTCCTGCTCTCCGAAGTCCTCCCCACCGCCTACGAGGTCGGTGTGCGGAACGGACACGTGGGCCCGGGCGACACCGTCGTCGTGGTGGGCGCCGGTCCCGTAGGGCTTGCCGCCGTCCTCACCGCGCGGATCTACTCACCGCGCCGAATCATCGCGGTGGATCTGTCCCGGTCCCGGCTGGAGGCCGCCGGCCGATTTGGCGCCGACGCCGCCGAGTTGCCCGGACGGCTGATGGCCGATCTCGCGGATGGGCCAGGCGCCGACGTGGTCATCGAGGCCGCCGGGGATCCGGACAGCTTCGTCCTGTGCACACGGGTCGTACGCTCGGGCGGGCACATCGCCAACATCGGTATGCACGGCAAGTCGGCCACGCTGCACCTCGAGGCACTATGGCGCAAGAACGTGACGATCAGCACCGGCCAGGTGGACACCTCCTCCACGCCTTGGCTGCTCGATCTGGTGACGTCCGGGCGCCTGCACATCTCCCGGCTCGTCACCCACACTTTCGGCCTCGGCCGGATGGAGGACGCCTACGAGGTCTTCTCGCACGGCACCGAGACCGGCGCCCTCAAGGTCGTACTGCACCGCGAATAG
- a CDS encoding nicotinate phosphoribosyltransferase, translated as MSSATTTDLYEVTMAMSYLREGMTGPATFSLFVRDMPPDRGFLVTAGLESSLDFLSGFRVGPEDVDAFASALHRPPGDLAPLLGMEFNGQVRAVPEGRIVLAGEPLLEVTASLPQAQLVETYVLNQVNHQTTIASKAARCVLAAAGHPVVDFSLRRTHGPQAGFQAARLSAMVGFAGTSNVAAATAEGLPAVGTMAHSYIEAFGTEEAAFHAFARSHPGPLTLLVDTYDTEEGVRVAARVLRNLDRASGSAIRLDSGDLGALALRARAILDAAGLPDVRIVASGGLDEYAVDDLVRSAPIDIYAVGTRVGVSADAPYLDSAYKMVEFDGRPVMKLSSAKATAPGQKQVFRCPGYADVIGLRDEQPPDDGVPLLETVMRNGRRTVERPTPRQSGERFAADLAGLPSEALRIRTPVAPRAVTSERLTELTGGVRRRIEDEVLAAAAGVAKP; from the coding sequence ATGTCCTCGGCGACGACCACTGATCTGTACGAGGTCACGATGGCGATGTCGTACCTGCGTGAGGGGATGACCGGCCCGGCGACGTTCAGCCTGTTCGTCCGCGACATGCCGCCCGACCGCGGGTTTCTGGTGACCGCCGGCCTGGAGTCGTCACTCGACTTCCTGTCCGGTTTCCGGGTCGGCCCCGAGGACGTCGATGCCTTCGCCTCGGCGCTGCACCGGCCTCCGGGCGATCTGGCGCCGCTGCTCGGCATGGAATTCAACGGCCAGGTGAGGGCGGTACCGGAGGGGCGGATCGTCCTCGCCGGAGAGCCACTGCTGGAGGTGACCGCTTCGCTTCCGCAGGCGCAACTGGTCGAGACGTACGTACTCAACCAGGTCAATCACCAGACGACGATCGCCTCCAAAGCCGCACGGTGCGTCCTGGCGGCGGCGGGACACCCGGTCGTGGACTTCTCTCTGCGACGCACCCACGGCCCCCAGGCCGGTTTCCAGGCCGCCCGGCTGAGCGCGATGGTCGGCTTCGCCGGAACGAGCAACGTCGCCGCGGCCACCGCAGAAGGGCTGCCCGCCGTCGGCACGATGGCCCACTCGTACATCGAGGCCTTCGGCACGGAGGAGGCGGCGTTCCATGCTTTCGCCCGGTCCCACCCCGGCCCGCTGACACTCCTGGTGGACACCTACGACACCGAAGAGGGGGTCCGGGTCGCGGCGCGCGTGCTGCGGAATCTGGACCGTGCGTCCGGCTCGGCGATACGACTGGACAGCGGCGACCTCGGCGCCCTGGCGCTGCGGGCGCGGGCCATCCTCGACGCGGCCGGGCTGCCGGACGTGCGGATCGTCGCCAGCGGCGGTCTCGACGAGTACGCCGTGGACGACCTGGTCCGCTCGGCGCCGATCGACATCTACGCCGTCGGCACCCGCGTCGGAGTCTCAGCCGATGCCCCGTACCTGGACTCCGCCTACAAGATGGTCGAGTTCGACGGTCGGCCGGTGATGAAACTCTCCTCGGCCAAGGCGACCGCCCCCGGGCAGAAGCAGGTGTTCCGCTGCCCCGGATACGCCGACGTGATCGGGCTCCGCGATGAACAGCCCCCCGACGACGGCGTGCCGCTGCTGGAGACGGTGATGCGGAACGGGAGGCGCACCGTCGAGCGCCCCACTCCGAGGCAGAGCGGGGAGAGATTCGCCGCCGACCTGGCGGGGCTCCCGTCGGAGGCACTCCGGATCAGGACCCCGGTCGCGCCGCGGGCGGTGACCTCCGAGCGACTGACCGAGCTCACCGGCGGGGTCCGGCGTCGTATCGAGGACGAGGTCCTGGCCGCAGCCGCGGGAGTGGCGAAGCCATGA
- a CDS encoding DUF1876 domain-containing protein, whose amino-acid sequence MPHTGEWKVRLYLFEDEGTTKARVVLNTGTTEFTGHGAAHQNPTDTDVPEIGDELAAGRAMHDLGRQLVDAAERDIEGMGTGATGQSARPETGWPMPDQIQGG is encoded by the coding sequence ATGCCGCATACCGGGGAATGGAAGGTTCGGCTCTACCTCTTCGAGGACGAGGGAACCACCAAGGCACGCGTGGTGCTGAACACGGGCACCACGGAGTTCACCGGGCACGGGGCCGCGCACCAGAACCCCACGGACACGGATGTTCCGGAGATCGGTGACGAACTGGCGGCGGGCAGGGCCATGCACGACCTCGGCCGGCAGCTGGTGGACGCCGCCGAGCGCGACATCGAGGGCATGGGCACGGGCGCCACCGGGCAGAGCGCTCGCCCGGAGACCGGCTGGCCGATGCCGGACCAGATACAAGGAGGCTGA
- a CDS encoding pyridoxamine 5'-phosphate oxidase family protein, whose protein sequence is MRAQLGDQLVVESPATSVPRRDGEIVGLHHADGTPPYDVRWSDTDEVTLVFPGPDAHIRHIEHGPGRAPGTSRPSAEGTGGRQGDAGPGGTRPGRPPNPGDIGRRVAAERTRLGLTRAETARRAGMAPEYLAYIEERTAGPTVASLINLAAALGTSVTALRGGGLDVPPGQGRALLHPQVRDLGPDECRARLSTHGVGRVAVSTADGPAVVPVNYEVMDDAIAFRTAPDSVPAAAVGSEVAFEVDHVDEAMSQGWSVLVVGPARVVTEPDAVRKLVDRAHTTPWPGGEREMWVSIRPTRVTGRRITPAEQ, encoded by the coding sequence ATGCGAGCTCAACTCGGCGATCAACTCGTTGTCGAAAGCCCTGCCACCAGTGTTCCGAGGCGCGACGGCGAGATTGTCGGGCTCCACCACGCGGACGGAACTCCTCCCTACGATGTGCGCTGGTCGGACACGGACGAGGTGACCCTCGTCTTTCCCGGGCCCGACGCACACATCCGCCACATCGAGCACGGCCCCGGGAGAGCTCCCGGGACTTCCCGGCCGAGCGCGGAAGGGACTGGTGGGCGGCAGGGGGACGCCGGGCCGGGCGGGACTCGGCCCGGCAGGCCGCCCAATCCCGGTGACATCGGCCGACGCGTCGCCGCCGAGCGCACACGCCTCGGACTGACCCGGGCGGAGACGGCCCGCCGCGCCGGAATGGCTCCGGAGTACCTGGCATACATCGAGGAACGGACAGCCGGTCCGACCGTGGCGAGTCTCATCAACCTGGCCGCCGCGCTGGGCACCAGCGTCACGGCCCTGCGCGGCGGCGGCCTCGACGTGCCGCCCGGCCAGGGTCGGGCGCTCCTGCACCCTCAGGTGCGGGACCTGGGTCCCGACGAATGCCGCGCCCGGCTTTCCACGCACGGAGTGGGACGCGTCGCGGTGTCGACAGCGGACGGCCCGGCGGTGGTTCCGGTGAACTACGAGGTCATGGACGATGCCATCGCGTTCCGGACCGCGCCGGACTCCGTCCCGGCGGCGGCCGTCGGTTCGGAAGTCGCCTTCGAGGTCGACCATGTGGACGAGGCCATGAGCCAGGGCTGGAGCGTGCTCGTCGTCGGACCCGCGCGAGTCGTCACCGAGCCTGACGCGGTGCGAAAACTGGTCGATCGCGCCCACACCACGCCGTGGCCAGGGGGAGAACGCGAGATGTGGGTGTCGATCCGGCCCACGCGCGTCACGGGACGCCGCATCACTCCAGCCGAGCAGTGA
- a CDS encoding universal stress protein encodes MAVPLVVGIDGSEASLEAVDWAADEALRHEVPLHLLHAAAADHESSGLVAAASERARKSAPAVRLSNELLYEDAASALVGKGRNALALVLGSRGLGGLAGLLLGSVSLYVAAHADCPVVVVRGGLEHRHGRFGSVVVGVEAGEGSGTAVRFAFREAQMRHCQLVAVHAWSVPVGNPGPPGLSGYPLQAPEHPPAQVLADALRGSAQPYQDVPVSSQVVEGSARQALLDAASSADLLVVGARRRHGHVGLQLGLVNHAVLHHAPCPIAVVPQI; translated from the coding sequence ATGGCGGTTCCCCTGGTGGTCGGCATCGACGGGTCCGAGGCGAGTCTTGAGGCGGTGGACTGGGCCGCTGACGAGGCACTCCGGCACGAGGTGCCGCTCCATCTCCTGCACGCGGCTGCAGCGGACCACGAGTCGTCCGGCCTGGTCGCCGCCGCCTCGGAGCGAGCCAGGAAGAGCGCACCCGCGGTACGGCTGTCGAATGAGCTGCTGTACGAGGACGCGGCGTCCGCCCTGGTGGGCAAAGGGCGCAACGCCCTCGCGCTGGTACTCGGGTCCAGAGGGCTCGGAGGCCTCGCCGGGCTGCTTCTCGGTTCGGTCAGCCTGTATGTGGCCGCCCATGCCGACTGCCCGGTCGTCGTGGTGCGCGGCGGGTTGGAGCACCGGCACGGCCGCTTCGGGAGCGTCGTCGTCGGAGTCGAGGCCGGGGAGGGGAGCGGTACGGCCGTGCGGTTCGCCTTTCGCGAGGCCCAGATGCGGCACTGTCAGCTGGTGGCGGTGCACGCCTGGAGTGTCCCGGTCGGGAACCCCGGGCCTCCGGGCCTGTCCGGATACCCCCTCCAAGCCCCTGAGCACCCTCCGGCGCAGGTTCTCGCCGACGCGCTGCGCGGCTCCGCGCAGCCGTATCAGGACGTGCCGGTGAGCAGCCAGGTGGTCGAGGGCTCGGCGCGACAGGCGCTTCTCGATGCCGCCTCCAGCGCCGATCTGCTCGTCGTCGGAGCCCGCAGACGACATGGGCACGTCGGGTTGCAGCTGGGACTGGTCAACCACGCGGTGCTGCATCACGCGCCGTGCCCGATCGCGGTCGTTCCGCAGATCTGA
- a CDS encoding CBS domain-containing protein: MHHRTVAELMTRSVVRARRDMPFKEIVKLLADNDVTAVPVVDDLDRPVGVVSEADLLRKSSAQADPSGLTPVPHMEAWERAKAEGARAEELMSAPAVCARPEWTVVEAARLMAVQNVKRLPVVDEADRLQGIVSRGDLLMIFLRRDDAIRDEITGDVLRGTLGPAASEVTVEVRDGRVILGGSVEVRDLIPVIEQLCRGVDGVVAVSEHIAYRADDSRDSPNGT; the protein is encoded by the coding sequence ATGCACCACCGTACGGTCGCAGAACTCATGACCCGAAGCGTCGTGCGTGCACGGCGCGACATGCCGTTCAAGGAGATCGTCAAGCTGCTCGCGGACAACGACGTCACCGCTGTGCCCGTGGTCGACGACCTGGACCGCCCCGTCGGTGTGGTGTCCGAGGCCGACCTGCTGCGCAAGTCCTCGGCCCAGGCCGACCCGTCCGGCCTGACACCGGTTCCGCATATGGAGGCGTGGGAGCGGGCCAAGGCCGAAGGCGCCAGGGCCGAGGAGCTGATGTCGGCTCCCGCCGTGTGCGCGCGTCCGGAGTGGACCGTGGTCGAGGCGGCTCGCCTCATGGCGGTACAGAACGTCAAGCGACTGCCGGTGGTGGACGAGGCGGACCGGCTGCAGGGCATCGTCAGTCGCGGTGACCTGCTGATGATCTTCCTGCGCCGGGACGACGCCATCCGCGACGAGATCACCGGCGACGTGCTGCGGGGGACGCTGGGCCCCGCAGCCTCGGAGGTGACGGTCGAGGTACGCGACGGGCGCGTCATACTCGGTGGATCCGTCGAGGTCAGGGACCTGATCCCGGTGATCGAGCAGCTGTGCCGAGGCGTTGACGGCGTGGTCGCGGTCTCCGAACACATCGCGTACCGGGCAGACGACTCCCGAGACTCCCCCAACGGCACATGA
- a CDS encoding PP2C family protein-serine/threonine phosphatase, with protein sequence MREPQIDYAAVFQALPGMVALLTPDLVYADANDDFLRLAGRTREQLLGRYIFDVFPENPNDPAAAGMRETRASMLRVAATGERDTMALLRYDIEDPQRPGHWQEHYWSPVNAPVCGPDGQVVLLVHRVEEVTELIRARGGPGRDSRARVLEAELYTRSRELQEVNERLRTAHAHEREVALALQEAMLPAPRPVGHHRAAVRYQPAIGSLNVCGDWYDLVDLPGECLAVAVGDVVGHGLAAACAMGQLRSALSAACRVAAGPARALDALGLYARYVEGAESTTVVTTFIDWDDHTITYSCAGHPPPALLHPDGTVIFLDQATDPPLGARPEHVPRPQARTPFTKGATLVLYTDGLIERRSEDIDTGLGRLADSLTHHRQSDPEALADALLTDLLPPTGNTDDTALIVIRL encoded by the coding sequence ATGAGGGAACCGCAGATCGACTACGCGGCTGTCTTCCAGGCCCTGCCCGGCATGGTGGCGCTGCTCACCCCCGACCTGGTGTACGCCGACGCCAACGACGACTTCCTACGGCTCGCCGGACGCACCCGCGAACAGTTGCTGGGCCGCTACATCTTCGACGTCTTCCCCGAAAACCCGAACGACCCGGCCGCGGCCGGCATGCGGGAAACCCGCGCGTCGATGCTGCGGGTGGCGGCCACCGGCGAACGCGACACCATGGCCCTGCTCCGCTACGACATCGAGGACCCCCAGCGCCCCGGCCACTGGCAGGAACACTATTGGAGCCCGGTCAACGCACCCGTCTGCGGACCCGACGGCCAGGTCGTGCTGCTTGTGCACCGGGTGGAGGAGGTCACCGAACTCATCCGCGCCCGCGGCGGCCCGGGCCGCGACAGCCGGGCCCGCGTGCTGGAGGCCGAGCTCTACACCCGATCCCGCGAGCTGCAGGAGGTCAACGAACGGCTACGCACGGCGCACGCCCACGAACGCGAGGTCGCCCTGGCCCTGCAGGAGGCGATGCTGCCCGCCCCCAGACCCGTCGGACACCACCGGGCGGCCGTGCGCTACCAGCCCGCCATCGGCTCCCTGAATGTGTGCGGCGACTGGTACGACCTGGTCGACCTGCCCGGCGAATGCCTCGCGGTCGCCGTAGGCGACGTCGTCGGCCACGGCCTCGCCGCCGCCTGTGCCATGGGACAGCTGCGCAGCGCCCTGAGCGCGGCCTGCCGTGTCGCCGCCGGGCCGGCCCGGGCCCTGGACGCCCTGGGCCTGTACGCCCGCTACGTCGAGGGCGCCGAGTCGACCACCGTGGTGACCACGTTCATCGACTGGGACGACCACACCATCACCTACAGCTGCGCCGGCCATCCTCCGCCGGCCCTGCTCCACCCCGACGGCACGGTGATCTTCCTCGATCAGGCCACCGACCCGCCGCTCGGTGCCCGGCCGGAACACGTGCCCCGCCCCCAGGCCCGCACACCCTTCACCAAGGGCGCCACCCTTGTCCTGTACACCGACGGGCTGATCGAACGCCGTAGCGAGGACATCGACACCGGCCTGGGCCGCCTCGCCGACTCCCTTACCCACCACCGGCAATCCGACCCCGAGGCTCTGGCCGATGCCCTCCTGACCGACCTTCTTCCCCCCACCGGCAACACCGACGACACCGCCCTGATCGTCATCCGCCTGTGA